Below is a window of Dehalococcoidales bacterium DNA.
AGAAGAAAACGGGGGTGCTAATCATGCAGTATCCCCTCGACTAGAGGGATGGTTTGCTTGCGATAGCGTCTGGCGGAGCTATGATAACGGCGATACTTGGGAGCGGATCTATCATGGTGACTGGCTATTGAACAATCAAGAAATATTTATTGTTTGGCCTCCACCTGCATTACTTCTGCGTTTGCCCTGTGATGACCTCGAGGAATGTTGCACCATCTACATGGGAGTCCAGGGTACCCAGGACCTCTTCTACAGCCGTGACTGTGGCCAGTGCTGGAACAAAGCCGTCAACCAGAAGCTGGTTATCCAGGACTTGACTGTGGAAACCGAGAACATTGTTTACATCCTTGATGAGGATGGCTATGTTTCAACATCCACCCAGTACGGTAGGCGTCCGTCCGACGGCGTCGACAGTGGGGTCGGCTCGGGTCACTCGATAACCTCCTGCTGTAACCAGGGCTGGGTTGTCGTCGGCGGTGCCGGTGACGAGCCGGTGGGATGGTCTGATGATGGTGGTGAGACGTGGAACCTGACCGAAGATCTGCCGGGACAACCGGAATACAATGTGCACATTGCCTGTGATCCAATCTGTGAAGGGACGATATACGCTGCCCTAGGTATGAACTACGCATACATACCACCTCTTCCACCAGCACCCCCATGTTTAGGTATCTATCGCTGGGTCATTGACGAAAGCGACGATTGGACTAACATGAACGCCTTCAAATATGGCTACTACGGCATTGCCATTGGTAGGAGTGACGGCACACTATATGCCGTCTCTGATAATATACACGTTGATCCAGATAAGTGCCTATGTGACCGGTTTGTGGCACCTGCCGAAGGTTATGAAGTCTACAGCGGTGTGGCAAGAAACCTGACTCCCTGCGAGACCGACTGCTGTGGCGAAGAGGATTGGGACTACCTCATCGCCGGACTTGGTACTATGGAGCCTAATCCAGTTCCCTACTGGTCCCCTACCGAGTTGTTTAATAACGAACCTTCAGCGCTACGCATCTGCGGTTGCTTAAGTAAGGACACCAATTCGGTCCTCTGGGCGATTGACATGGATTGGTATGATGTCACCGATGGCTCCGATGGCTCACTATGGAACTACGAGGACTGCGCCGCCAAGCGTGGTATTACCCTGACTTCCCCTGAGGACGGGGCAATCGTGGCATGCGACGTCTGCGCCAGCTGCGAAGGCTCCCCGCTTACCTTTAAGTGGGAGAGAATGTGCCTGGCCTGCAGCTACGACATCGAGATTATGGACGAGGACGGCAACGTCATCGCCGCTATAGAGGAGCTCGAAATCACCGGCGATCCGCCATCTCTGTACTGGGACGGATATGACTGTCCTGATGACTGTGCCGTCGGCTGCCAGTCACCTCTGGAGTGTGGCCGCACCTACACCTGGCACGTTCGAGAGGCCAACACCGAGACCGACGAGTGCGTCCACAGCCCCTGGTCGGAGACCTGGAGCTTCACCATCGAGGCCTCTTCGGCCAACGCTATCAAACTGATCGCCCCCGAACAGGGTGCGGTAGTTGCCCAGCGCACCGGAGTCGGCTTCTCCTGGAGCAGCGTCTACGACGCCACCACCTACAGCTTCGTCCTCTCGGCCAGCCCCGACCTCTCCGGCGCCCTGGCTACTGCTGACGTCAGCGGCACCGCCTACGCCTACTCGGGCACCCTGGACTACGAGACCACCTACTACTGGCAGGTAACCGCCTGGAAGGACGGCACCATGCTCTCCCAGAGCGATATCGGCACCTTCGCTGTCGCTGCCGAGGAGATTATTCCCGAGCCGGCACAGCCAACACCGCCACCGGAAGTCAACATACCACCGGTCCAGCAGGTAACCCCGACCTGGATGTATGTTGTGATTGCTATCGGCATTGCTCTGATAGTGGTGGTCGTTGTCCTGATTGTTCGGAGCAGGAGGCCTTCCTAACTCCTAGCCTTTCCTGATTCCGACTCTTAGAGACTAAAAGAGCCCCCCGAAATTCGGGGGGCTCTTCTTTTTATGGTCTTGTTTACTACCGCGGGATATTTTGCTGGATTGAACGAAAAGCCAAAATGTGCGAGGAGACTCTATCTAGAGAGAGCTTACCATTTTAGTTTATCTTAGCCTTGGGGTATTGGTGTCGTGATCTCGCCTGGTATTGTGACCGTCTGACCTATGGAGTTGGTCGCGATGAGTTTAATGCTCAGAGTTTGACCGCACATAGCCTCTCTGGTTTCAAAACCGGGATATAAAACAGTGGACATGGGCCCAGAACTGTGCCAGATATCCCCTCCTACCGTCAGTATTAAGCTAGTCACCGGATAATCGCCGCCAGTGAGGTCCTGAGCCTGGAACGATATAGTGACCGTACTCCAACACTCTGTTTCAACGGCTTGGCTGTTAGCGCTTGCCTCAAGGACGGCTCGCAGTGTTTGCTCCAACGGTGGCTCCTCGAGAGGCGATACCAGGACTATAGCTATGTCTTGGTCGGAGACAACGTTGGAATAGTCATATGAGCAGTGGGCACTGGTCACGAACGTGTTGAGATTGATACCCGGCTCTTGGGCTATTGCATCGTATTCAATAGCAATGCTCTCTCCCGGGGAGATTGGGCCGAGGTCAGTAAGGTCCCAAGTGAGTTCAACGCCCTGGCTCGTACTTCTCATCCGGTCGGGCGTTCCGGAGCCGTATCTATCTCCGTTGAGGTAGATCGTAGCGTGGCCATCCCATTCGAGGCAGGGCGGTAACAGGTCAACTGCCTCTGGCTCGACAATGTCTCGGCACTTGCCAGTATTCTCAATCTCCAGTCTGAAGCGAACGGTCTGCCCCGGCACAGCATTAATCTGATCTACCCAGCGCCTAGAAACGTTATTCCATACCCACTTGTCACCATCAATTCCCGGCTGACACGGACACTTACATTCGCAGGTCTGGTTACTCTCCCAGGGTTCCTGTCCCTTACCCCGCCTCTGGTTGTTACCTTCAACGTTTTCTTTAGCTGATTCGTTCGCCTCCCCCGGTTCCACCAGACCATCAGGGGGATCAGACAGGTCGGCTTCTGGATCCCTGGAATCTTCGTCAAAACCATCGGTATAGACGCCGCCGCCGGGATAGGTCGCCCAGGATTCAGTATCGGTGGATGTGCCAATAACTGTCCTTCCTTGACCAGTAACACCAGGGGCGTTGAAATTACCTGCGAAGCACGACTCGATAACCACAGTCACGCGGCAGCAGGCACCTGGCTTGTCGCAGTCCTCATCCGGACATGGTGGAATATTACCCAAGAAGTCAGCCAGGCTGTTACCTTGACCATCCGGGCTGGTTGGTTCCATGACCTCTTGAGTGCTGCCATTGGTGCCTTTAAGGGTTATACCGCCGTCCTCACGCCCATGTCCACAGATGTAGATAAGCACATAGTCACCGCACTTCACGTTCTGGGCAAGGTTGTCAAAAGCCTTGCCTATGTTGGCCAGCGTATTTTCGCCACTCCCACCCTTACCAGGACCGAGGTTAGCAACAGATTGATAGCCTTGGTCCGAAGCTAGATCTGCCATACGGTCAACTGATGCCTGCACTATTGGCGTCCCCATGGCCAGGTCTTTGGAGCTGTCCCCACCGCTAATGATAATGACATGGTAGTTTATGTCGTAGCCGCAGGGTCCTTTGGTAGGGCCGGGTGGTTCCCCCCTTGGAGGTGGTGGCGGTGGCGGCGGAGGAGGAGGTGGAGGTGGCGGCGGTGGCCATATCGGAGCCATAACCGGGATAGGAGGCTTATCAGTAAGGAAGGCAAAGTAATCCTCAATTTCTCCGTACTGGAACGAGCCACTGCCATCCCATCCGCCAACGTTAGAGAAGATATTTGGACTTATCTCTTCCCTGGTAAGGGCTAGCCTTATCCAGGTGGGGGACAGCCCAATAGCAGACAAGTTTGGCCACGAGAACCAGGGGGTGATTATGGTAACAGATGATCCCGGCTCTACACTAACCTTATGATTTACGACCACCCATTCGTCTCCTAGAGTCCCTTTACTCCAGTTGCCGCTGTGGTCAAAATCTATCAGGCCATTTGTATATCTTTCTAAACTGGGTGCATTCTGGGCTACGGTCACCGTGAAAGCCAGCTTTGCCTTATCATCCTCGATAATGACGAATATGCGCTCATCACTATCGGAGTCGACAAGGTTGGGGACGCCGTCCGGATCGGCCGGGTCGGTAGCGTCAACCTCAGCGCTCACGTTCAGACCGAGCATCTCTTCGCCGGTGTTCAGAGCGTGTGCCCCTGCTTGCCCAATCCTACTATTAGTGGTGGCATATACCGTTGGGAATTGTCCGGTGACTCCGTAATAGGCATCTTGTCCGTCAGGTGCGTCTCCGTAATCACCAAGCGGGGCAGTACTGGAAATACCCGAAATAGGAACCGAACTATCTAAAACAGAATAAAGCTCGATGAGATGCCCTTTCTTCAGTGTGGCGTCCCACATGGAGTGACTATTGATTTCTGGTGGCCAAGACTCATTCTTTATCTCATAGCTGCCGGTCTCCGCATCAATGAAGACGTATCTCGTCTTGTGGGCAAAAAAAGCTTCCGGATCATCATCAATGAAAACGAACCATGTCTTGCTAGCTAACGGGTAGCTCTGTCCGCTTTCCGAAGTGACAGTGTCCCCTTTTTGAAGAGGTTCTGAGAGCATGAAAGCAGAAATACGTTCGTAAGCATCGGCAGGCCTGATTATCTTGCTAACCAGTATCTCGATTGCTTGATCCTTGGTTATCTCACGTCTGGCCGATATAGCAATGGACCGGGTTTTGCTATTCGCAGTTCCCCGGTTATCGGTGACAGTTAAGGTAACATTGTAGGTGCCAGAGTTAGCGAAGATATGGTTTGGATTTGCTTGCGACGAACTGCTACTATCACCGAAATCCCACGACCAAGAGACAACGTTACCATCGCTATCAATGGACTTATCAGTGAATGAAACACTCTGGCCAGCTTGAGGTGTAGATGGGGAAAAAGCGAAATCGGCGACGGGTGGGGTATTCCTTGCTAATATTCCAACGCATCCCGTGAGCACTATTGCCGCAATCAAAGCAGTCAGTACGGCTATAGCTAACAGGCTTGCCTTACAAAATCTATGACTCCGCATCCCAACCCTACTACCATCTCTTGATGCTAGGGCTTCAGTCTACATCCAGTCAGTAACGTTGTCAATACCTTGCACAGTGGAAATTGCCACTAGTCCGGACACTTTTCATCGCAATGTGTATTTAGAAGACGCTATAAGCCATCAATTATCCGGGACTTGCTGCCAGAATTTCCCTTAAAGCCCTCAGGTTTATCAAATCCTCTTTGTTGTATTCAAGTAGCGTCGACAGGGCTTCATGGTCTTCATCTTGCAGGTATTTATACCATAACTGTACTGCCTCATATCCCGTAATGCTTTGTAGTTGCCGTGGAATGTTGAGCTGGCGCTCTACTTTCTTGAGGCCACCGTAGAGATTACAGCGCCAGCAGTCGTAGATAAGGTCATGATGGCCAGCCAGATTCACAGGGTTAATACCGAGTGAATAACGTATGAACGGTATAGCGAATCGGTTACCATTGTAAGTATAGATGTCGCTAACGCCCTTGGTAGCTCCAAGGAGATTACCGACGGTTACCTGTCTTCCTACCAATTGAGTAATCTCGCTATTGTTACCGTTAACCACGTAAATACCAACGACAGTGATATAATTAAATAGGCATGATATGCCGGTTGTTTCAATATTAAGATAGGCATCAACCAAGCTTGCCACCTGCTTCATTCATCGTTCCGAACCATCCTCAGGATGGTTTTCTATCCAGCATAAAAAGTCAACCGCCAATTCTCCTATTTTCACCATGAATGGCCTCACTACTGCCATCACTTCCTCTTTGGGTTCCCATACTGAGTCATCAGTCTGCAGGTCCAGGTGTACAGCAAGTCGGTAAAAATTTTCCGGCCCGTAGAAATATAAAAACATGTTGATTACGTATTTGTTTAGCTCAGGGTCTATTATGGGATCTTCCTCGTCCATATCATCCGATTCTATCCTGGCGTTATCGAAGTCTCTCCACAACGGTATAAAAGCTAATTCATTCTCCAGGAACCATCTTCGGTGCAGCATATACTCTATCTCATCAAGAGGTGTTGGGGGTGGGATTATAGGCGGAATCTCATCTGTGCCAGTAACTCGGCTGATGAGATCCATAAACTCCAGCCATCTCTCTACCCAGGCATTGGCCAGGGTCATCTCTTGCGGACTGTATGACTTATTACCCATATCTATTTTGTGTTGATACCCAAGGTGAGGAGTACTGATCTATAAAATAGCGCGGAAGCAGCGAGATCTTGAAATGCCAGGAGCAAGATACCCCTTTATTAATTATAGCTCCTGTGTCAAACATGTTCTGGTCACGACTATTCGCTCGTATTCGTAAACCCATTCCCGAGCACGAATAGGATGATTGTTAGGCCTTTCATCTTTGTCCGGATAGCTTGCGCAGGTTATCTGTAATGCTACTTAAGCCACCCATCCTTTCTCCAGCTGAGGCCCTCTTCTTCAACTTTTCCAGACCCGCAACCACCCTCTTCCATGGCATCCAGATTACCTCGGGATTAAGTCTATCCTCCGGGACCACTACCAACCTGCCGGTTAAAGAGACGTACCATCTGGTTTCGCCAAGGCCACGAATGAGACCGTCCACACCGGCAACCCCCGCATGCAGGGCGGAATATAGGTCTCTGCCAATTAACCCACCCAAAATGGCGCTCCCGATACCAATGGCCAGACCAGCCGGCAGAGTCCGTTTATCCTGAGTAATAGAAGCGAGCCCCCTCTGGCGTTCCTCCGATTGCTGCTGTGTTTTTAGATCATGCAGAATGATATCGATCTTGAGGCACTCCGCCTCTCTACTCAACATATCCAGATTACTGGCAACCGACACTGCTTTATCTCTGCTGGAGACCAGCTCTTGTCTAAGGTGGGTTACGGCATTTTCCCAGATCGGCTTCATAGTCGGTTATTACCCAGCTTTAGTTTTATTTCTCGGATAAAGTCATCGAGGTCTCTTTCAGAATCCTCCCCCTGTTTTACCATGTATTTCATGTCGATTATGGACTCGGCGGTGCTTACAGCCTCCATGATCAGGCTGTCAATCTGGGTTTTGATTTTATCCACCTGCTGCTGAATTTGTGAGGCTGCTTCTTGCCCCAGGTCCTGCAGCTGCTGTGAGGTTACCTGTATGGTACTATCCACTTCCCCCTGTAAGATATCTCTTCGCTGCTCCAGTGCAGCTACGTTACCTTTCAGGATCGCCTCCTGCTTGTTGAGATCCTTGATACTTTTAGCCAGAGCTGCCTTTGCCTCTTCAAGACTTAGCATATCCTTGCAGGTAGCCATGGCGGTGAATAGTTTTTCTCTGATATACCCGACATCAGCTTGGTCATTCTTAGCTATCTCCTCAATAAATGCCTTCAGCCGGAGCAGATCCTCCTCGGAGAAGCCGAGCTGCTCGATCTTCCCTAAGGTTTCCTCTTTGGTCCCGATCTGGGAGGATAGCCTGGTATTCTTTTGCTCAAGCTCACGCATTACCCGATCTAAGTTTAGCTTCTGCCCATCAGATTTACGGAGCTGTTCTTCCAGTTCTTGGAACCTGCCCTCCTGGGTAACGACAGCACTGGTAAGCTCTCCCCTCTTCTTCTCCAGGGTCTCAATCTGTGGTGAGAGACCATCCATCTCACCCAGCAGTTTTTCTCTACTTCCGATTAGCGAATCGAGCTCTACCTTTAGCCCGCTGACAATGTCCGAGTACTCGGTATACTCCTTTATCAGGGTCTGGAACGGCTTACCAGTATCTGTCTCGAGGGTGTGCAGCCTGGCCGCGGTCTCAAAGAAATCCCCGGCGGGGAAGTCGGGGGAAGAGACTTCCTTGACCAGTTTAGTCCAAGTTTCTATGGTTTCGGGTGTTATTCCCAGACCCTTCATACGCTGGTAGAAAGTCACTCCGAGCCGGGCTTCGGCAGGTGTCAGGCGCTTGCCCTTGAGGTCGAGAGCTAACTGACGCAAGTCCTCTATCTGATCAGCGGGGGTACCGGCGATGGTCAGCTGCCCGCTCCTTAGCTCAGCGACTACATTGGCGACAGTACCGTGGGACAGACCAGTCTTGTCCTCGATTTCCCTATATGTCTCACCGATCAGATAAAGCGATGATGCCTCCAGTCTTTTAGTTCTTGGTAGTTCCCTCATTCTTCTGCTCCTCTATATTAGTATGCCGTGCCCTGCTTTCAATACAAAGAGCGTAGAGCGTCATCGATTTGACTGACCATTTGACCAAATTGACCATCTCCTTGACCATAATATTTGCCTTTTCCTGATTTGTTGATTGCAGCAATTAGCAGCCGTATAAAGCCAGCTGTGGGTTTCTCCAGTCCAGTTCGCTTGCTTTTCTACCGGTATCTGTAAGCCTATAAAATATTCGAGGCGGACCAGCAGGGTAATTATCTTGAAAAGAAGACGGCTCTACCTTGCCCGACGGCTCTACCCAGCCAAGCCGCTGCAGCATCGCGAAATAGGTAATAAATGAATGGTACCGGCATCCATTTGCCTTATAGGGCATACGGGCAAGATATTTATCGACCAGAATGTCGATGTTATCCGGGTCGATCGGCCGTTTCTCGCTCTTTGCCTGTTTTTCTTCCTGGCGGGTGCCTCTATCTGTAGCTGTGGCCCTAATTAGAGCTATCTTATATGCCTGGAATATATCGGCCTGAGGGGC
It encodes the following:
- a CDS encoding PKD domain-containing protein; amino-acid sequence: MRSHRFCKASLLAIAVLTALIAAIVLTGCVGILARNTPPVADFAFSPSTPQAGQSVSFTDKSIDSDGNVVSWSWDFGDSSSSSQANPNHIFANSGTYNVTLTVTDNRGTANSKTRSIAISARREITKDQAIEILVSKIIRPADAYERISAFMLSEPLQKGDTVTSESGQSYPLASKTWFVFIDDDPEAFFAHKTRYVFIDAETGSYEIKNESWPPEINSHSMWDATLKKGHLIELYSVLDSSVPISGISSTAPLGDYGDAPDGQDAYYGVTGQFPTVYATTNSRIGQAGAHALNTGEEMLGLNVSAEVDATDPADPDGVPNLVDSDSDERIFVIIEDDKAKLAFTVTVAQNAPSLERYTNGLIDFDHSGNWSKGTLGDEWVVVNHKVSVEPGSSVTIITPWFSWPNLSAIGLSPTWIRLALTREEISPNIFSNVGGWDGSGSFQYGEIEDYFAFLTDKPPIPVMAPIWPPPPPPPPPPPPPPPPPRGEPPGPTKGPCGYDINYHVIIISGGDSSKDLAMGTPIVQASVDRMADLASDQGYQSVANLGPGKGGSGENTLANIGKAFDNLAQNVKCGDYVLIYICGHGREDGGITLKGTNGSTQEVMEPTSPDGQGNSLADFLGNIPPCPDEDCDKPGACCRVTVVIESCFAGNFNAPGVTGQGRTVIGTSTDTESWATYPGGGVYTDGFDEDSRDPEADLSDPPDGLVEPGEANESAKENVEGNNQRRGKGQEPWESNQTCECKCPCQPGIDGDKWVWNNVSRRWVDQINAVPGQTVRFRLEIENTGKCRDIVEPEAVDLLPPCLEWDGHATIYLNGDRYGSGTPDRMRSTSQGVELTWDLTDLGPISPGESIAIEYDAIAQEPGINLNTFVTSAHCSYDYSNVVSDQDIAIVLVSPLEEPPLEQTLRAVLEASANSQAVETECWSTVTISFQAQDLTGGDYPVTSLILTVGGDIWHSSGPMSTVLYPGFETREAMCGQTLSIKLIATNSIGQTVTIPGEITTPIPQG
- a CDS encoding ribonuclease H-like domain-containing protein, with amino-acid sequence MKQVASLVDAYLNIETTGISCLFNYITVVGIYVVNGNNSEITQLVGRQVTVGNLLGATKGVSDIYTYNGNRFAIPFIRYSLGINPVNLAGHHDLIYDCWRCNLYGGLKKVERQLNIPRQLQSITGYEAVQLWYKYLQDEDHEALSTLLEYNKEDLINLRALREILAASPG